TGGCGGCGCATTGATATTGGGAAGCTGTGCCAAGCCAGCTGCCGAAGAAGCGCCCACACCTGTAGTTGAGGAACCCAAACCAGCCCCTGAAGTGGTTGTAGCACCACCCATTGCTGAAGAGGAGCTGCCCATCGTCGAGAAAGAGGTAGTGGAAGAGGTCGCTGTGCCTGAAGAGCTACCCGAGGAACCGGTGACGATTCCCCTGGAAGAATACAAGGATATCGAGCAAGAGCCGGAGGAGATCATCCATCCGGACAGCGTGGTATACCTGTACATGATTCGGCCCCATGACTACCTCATCAAGATTGCATACAATGAATACGGCAATCCCAACGAGTGGCGTCGCATCTACAGCTGGAACCGGGAACGCATCGGTGACAATCCCAACCTCATTTACCCTTATCACGAGCTGGAGCTGTATAAACCGGAAGATCAGATTGTCAAGTGGGACTACGATTACACCATCCATGTAGTCGAGAAGGATGAGACCTTGTGGTCCATCGCCGGGCAAAAATACGGCGATGAGATCGCCTGGATTGTGATCTTCTGGGACAACGAAAAAGCACTTAACTCCAACGCAGGGATGCTTAAACCAGGAATGGAGCTACGGATTCGCACCGAGCTCTGGCCAACCTTCTAGCAAACCGGATTTCCAGCATAAGGGGAAACAAGCATGAACAGCCCCGGGAAGAACCCGGGGCTGTCTGCCTTTATCGGTTGGGTTGCCGGCAGTCGGATCAACCCCGTTTCTTTTGAAGCTTCTGAACCCGCTTCTGGACGGACTTGATACCGGGGTAATCGGGATAGTTGTCCAATACGATATGCAGGGTATGAATGGCGGCATCGATGTTTCTCAGCTGCGATTCATAGATATCGGCCGCTTCAAGGATAGCAGCAACGGCCCGCTCTTGCTCTTTGGGGTAGCGCTGGTGGATATCCAGGCAATAGACCACCGCAGCATCATACTGTCGGATTTCCCTAGAGATGGAGGCCAGTCCTTCCAAGGCCGGAATACCTGCTTCCGGTTCCTCGCCATAACGCGTAAGGACTTCTTCGTAGACGGCCAAAGCGGCCGTGGGTGACGCCAGTTGGAGGCGCAGCAGCTCGGCGTACCGGAACAGGCTGACAGTTGCCAAGGCATCGTCAGGGTAAGTATCGGCCAGTTCGCGATACAGGTTCCCCGCCTGTTGGTAGTCTTTCAGTTCATTCTGATAAATACCGGCCCGGACAAGGAGGGCCGCCGGAGCTTTCTCATGGTCAGGGAACTCCACCCTGAAATCCTCAAATCGCCGCGCGGCAGTCTCATAGGCCTTCAAATTATCGGCAGTTATCTGCGCCATGGCGTAGGTGATCTCGGGCCGGTAGCGGCTGTGCGGGTATAGCGTGCGGATCTTCAGATAGGTGAGGATCTCGTTATGATACTGCTCCTGAGCATGATAGGCCTGGGCAATCCAGACGAGAACTTCATCCGCCTGGAATATACCCGGATACATGGCCAGGAACTGTTGTGCCTCCATGATGAACCATTCCCTGGCGGTGGCATCAGGTAGCTTCCGTACGTGGTTCAGATAATTTAGAAACCGGTTAAACTCTTCCTCACCAACATCCAAGGAATCGGGATTGAGGGCCACGTCATGATACAATCGCCCCAGGTCGCTATTCTTGTCAACCAGTTCTTCCAATTGACCCATGGCCTGGAGCCCGGCTTCCGATTCAGGGTAGAGAAAGAGCGTTTTTAAATACGCCAGGGTAGCCCGGACAGGATTATCTTGTTTACTGTAGGTGTTGGCGAGGAGATTAAGGGCATCCGGCGAATGGCCCTGCAGGGCTACCCGGGCCAGATACTGGCGGAATTCATCAAGTCTATAGGCATAAATCTCATCACTCTCGGCCCTGGCCTGGAATAGCCGCATCAGTCCGGTGGTCTCGAGTTCATAATCCACCGTTTGCCGCAAATAACTGATGAGCCTTTCATCCACGGCGGAATCTATAGCGGCCTCCCTGGGAGTTAACATTGCTGTCTTGAGCTGT
The Candidatus Neomarinimicrobiota bacterium genome window above contains:
- a CDS encoding tetratricopeptide repeat protein; the protein is MISKTTVRLSDHVAGAILIRSLMWIMFVPGMILFAQVTEDTAAAAPESSLLEQVYEHRISLLQDSLFLTQEQLDAANFLVQQLEQQAGLMTDSLALAQDQIRQLADSLSHLFILYDRAVTENEQNLARLSALSDSIAQSFHRESELQALADSLMIILARTQTHLATTGSAQRAYSDTAMALRNTLEAVQQELAASEQRVTGMYEQLKTAMLTPREAAIDSAVDERLISYLRQTVDYELETTGLMRLFQARAESDEIYAYRLDEFRQYLARVALQGHSPDALNLLANTYSKQDNPVRATLAYLKTLFLYPESEAGLQAMGQLEELVDKNSDLGRLYHDVALNPDSLDVGEEEFNRFLNYLNHVRKLPDATAREWFIMEAQQFLAMYPGIFQADEVLVWIAQAYHAQEQYHNEILTYLKIRTLYPHSRYRPEITYAMAQITADNLKAYETAARRFEDFRVEFPDHEKAPAALLVRAGIYQNELKDYQQAGNLYRELADTYPDDALATVSLFRYAELLRLQLASPTAALAVYEEVLTRYGEEPEAGIPALEGLASISREIRQYDAAVVYCLDIHQRYPKEQERAVAAILEAADIYESQLRNIDAAIHTLHIVLDNYPDYPGIKSVQKRVQKLQKKRG
- a CDS encoding LysM peptidoglycan-binding domain-containing protein, producing MNTRLLPFIMFILGGALILGSCAKPAAEEAPTPVVEEPKPAPEVVVAPPIAEEELPIVEKEVVEEVAVPEELPEEPVTIPLEEYKDIEQEPEEIIHPDSVVYLYMIRPHDYLIKIAYNEYGNPNEWRRIYSWNRERIGDNPNLIYPYHELELYKPEDQIVKWDYDYTIHVVEKDETLWSIAGQKYGDEIAWIVIFWDNEKALNSNAGMLKPGMELRIRTELWPTF